From a single Miscanthus floridulus cultivar M001 chromosome 8, ASM1932011v1, whole genome shotgun sequence genomic region:
- the LOC136469412 gene encoding BTB/POZ domain-containing protein At1g03010-like, with product MSPGYSIPSCLEQTPSPPSSSSPSPSCAPILSRTQLNPLSDLTVEVGTSSFALHKFPLVSRSGKIRRLVAEAKDAKLARLNLHSTPGGAPAFELAAKFCYGVHVDVTVANVAMLRCATHYLQITDDFSDKSLELRAEAFLHDAVLPSIASSVAVLHSCEALLPAAEDVGLVPCLIAAIASNVCKEQITSGLSKLDQCAAQLKPAAAFADLDSQGDWWGKSVAALSLDFFQRLLSAVKAKGLKQETVTRILINYAQNSLHGLMARDVHRCGGSAANTDAVKKQCAVVEAIVGLLPAQSKKSPMPMAFLSGLLKTAMSVSMSSICRADLEKRIGMQLDQAILEDILIAAGACAGAATPGGHGQQHALYDTDVVARIFSVFLNLDDDHNEEDAGFDYDSPRSPKQSLLVKAAKLLDSYLAEVALDSNILPSKFISLVELLPDHARVVTDGLYRAVDIFLKARTDAACFNFLRLARTRRQLA from the exons ATGTCACCTGGATATAGCATTCCGTCATGTTTGGAGCAAACGCCGTCGCctccgtcaagctcgtccccttCTCCTTCCTGTGCTCCGATCCTGTCGCGAACTCAGCTGAACCCTCTCAGCGACCTCACCGTCGAGGTCGGCACCTCCAGCTTCGCGCTCCACAAG TTCCCGCTGGTGTCCCGGAGCGGCAAGATCCGGCGGCTCGTCGCGGAGGCCAAGGACGCCAAGCTGGCGCGGCTCAACCTGCACAGCACCCCGGGGGGCGCGCCGGCGTTCGAGCTCGCCGCCAAGTTCTGCTACGGCGTCCACGTGGACGTCACGGTCGCCAACGTCGCCATGCTGCGCTGCGCCACGCACTACCTGCAGATCACCGACGACTTCTCCGATAAGAGCCTGGAGCTCCGCGCCGAGGCGTTCCTCCACGACGCGGTGCTCCCCAGCATCGCCAGCTCCGTTGCCGTGCTCCACAGCTGCGAGGCGCTACTCCCGGCCGCCGAGGACGTCGGCCTCGTGCCCTGCCTCATCGCCGCCATCGCTAGCAACGTGTGCAAGGAGCAGATCACGTCGGGGCTGTCCAAGCTGGACCAGTGCGCGGCGCAGCTGAAGCCCGCCGCGGCGTTCGCCGACCTCGACTCGCAGGGCGACTGGTGGGGCAAGTCGGTGGCCGCGCTCAGCCTCGACTTCTTCCAGCGCCTGCTGTCCGCGGTCAAGGCCAAGGGGCTCAAGCAGGAGACGGTGACCCGGATCCTCATCAACTACGCGCAGAACTCGTTGCACGGGCTCATGGCCAGGGACGTGCACAGATGCGGTGGCAGCGCCGCGAACACTGACGCCGTCAAGAAGCAGTGCGCCGTCGTGGAGGCCATCGTGGGCCTGCTCCCGGCGCAGTCCAAGAAGAGCCCCATGCCGATGGCCTTCCTCTCGGGGCTCCTCAAGACGGCGATGTCGGTGTCCATGTCCAGCATCTGcagggctgacctggagaagcgGATCGGCATGCAGCTGGACCAGGCCATCCTGGAGGACATACTCATCGCCGCCGGCGCGTGCGCGGGCGCGGCCACGCCGGGCGGGCACGGGCAGCAGCACGCGCTGTACGACACGGACGTGGTGGCGCGCATCTTCTCGGTGTTCCTCAACCTCGACGATGACCACAACGAGGAGGACGCTGGGTTCGACTACGACAGCCCGCGGTCGCCCAAGCAGAGCCTCCTGGTGAAGGCCGCCAAGCTGCTGGACAGCTACCTCGCGGAGGTGGCGCTCGACTCCAACATCCTCCCGTCCAAGTTCATCTCCCTCGTCGAGCTGCTCCCGGACCACGCTCGCGTCGTCACCGACGGCCTCTACCGCGCCGTCGACATCTTCCTCAAGGCACGCACCGATGCAGCCTGCTTTAATTTCCTTCGCCTAGCCAGAACCAGAAGGCAGCTAGCTTAA
- the LOC136476709 gene encoding uncharacterized protein isoform X1, translating into MPPEHGMPTRTAADAVVNRRPRRLFGRSSERKNPLNLQFERQVARLEARQQQQRCIIVTVIPFNFCYDFKSPSLTESASDDPSSQPTSPEESPETSSLSPSSPSILFLHLNAQDGSRRRWLDNSSRLLEDKPTTSNSMSDSDFLVNSFTKPSDNARHSSRRKSKKKSKKHRQHCRKPTDGSEAKFRESNGAAPAVDVGDCEDSTLSPKHVGDIRFEETSPSSSVKEGSEEAPESDNDNEYRCCSGGSVSSASYCDEMELSRSATLCPALCGQCDSSSFRHLDNTQNSVSTGLSQETCCAGSSANCNHDTKALFIFRNERGPDPCEATEFCSSNSGFDENWLEKSDYDSGICSPKSVGTCGGVQAAHLCSDTRSDNDFCLVISRKRARKEKKMSLWKSYGEHASTFTLDRNKKYVGRSSTQMTKEVNSNDWSHRQNHVSRIHPQHGIALKNSTKNFMQGPSNVCRETQYGIPAKDSKLGTSLNHFTGPREKTCGKSTTGFEKAAQQLYLNRELSNALNSRESVRCETRSISSSEPTTPESLKGNCTSESGESTDITIGALPMQKRRLQDSVRTDDASETISGRSSPRSESSTTELMVGRSTVSSIEGNHGCQGLCNSRTHLAQTLRVVNDAYKVQVAADVLLAAGYPISDLETFIYSATPVIGCAPCMISSTCSWDQVVSNSVCQHDISNVSLKRIWEWYEEPGCYGLEVKALSNLSSKTSRNSNSEFFAYFVPYLSAIQLFGWSMNNMNHSFGVQGRELLKASNTSSSMSSHPVNEVHTLFEESNACLPESSLDVEDHGELMFEYFETEQPSFRPPLFEKIKELVSGANVSDHRIFGDPEKLQNAKLCELHPASWFCVAWYPVYRVPRGNFRAAFLTYHSLGKLVHQKCSLDTNDEHTRVVSPVVGLQSYNDKGEQWFQLRCPDLKQLPREDSSKTDPAEVHKERLRTLKMGALAMARAVVPKGSGESVNHHPDYEFFLSRCT; encoded by the exons ATGCCACCAGAACATGGAATGCCTACTAGAACTGCTGCTGATGCTGTTGTAAATAGGAGGCCTCGTCGCCTGTTTGGGAGATCATCAGAGAGGAAGAACCCACTCAACCTTCAGTTT GAGCGTCAAGTAGCTCGCCTCGAGgcaaggcagcagcagcagag GTGTATTATCGTGACAGTTATTCCCTTCAATTTCTGTTATGACTTCAAATCACCATCACTCACCGAGAGTGCAAGTGATGATCCTTCATCTCAACCTACATCTCCAGAAGAGAGCCCTGAGACATCATCCTTGTCACCATCCTCCCCATCGATTTTGTTCCTGCACCTTAATGCTCAAGATGGATCTCGCAGAAGATGGCTGGATAATTCATCAAGGCTACTGGAAGATAAGCCTACAACATCCAATAGCATGTCTGATTCAGATTTCTTAGTCAACAGCTTTACCAAGCCAAGTGATAAtgcaagacattcatcaagaagGAAGAGCAAAAAGAAAAGCAAGAAGCACAGGCAACACTGTAGGAAGCCGACTGATGGATCTGAAGCTAAATTCAGAGAGAGCAATGGCGCTGCCCCTGCGGTCGATGTTGGTGATTGTGAAGATTCGACACTTTCACCTAAGCATGTTGGTGATATACGCTTTGAGGAAACTTCTCCCAGTTCTTCTGTCAAGGAAGGTTCTGAAGAGGCTCCTGAgagtgataatgataatgagtaCCGTTGCTGCTCAGGTGGTTCAGTTTCGAGTGCGTCCTACTGTGATGAGATGGAACTGTCTAGATCAGCAACTCTGTGCCCTGCATTGTGTGGACAATGTGATAGCAGTAGCTTCAGGCATTTGGACAATACTCAAAATTCTGTATCTACAGGTTTATCTCAAGAAACTTGCTGTGCTGGCAGTAGTGCAAACTGTAACCATGATACCAAGGCTCTGTTTATATTCAGAAATGAACGTGGACCTGATCCATGTGAAGCGACAGAGTTTTGCAGCTCTAACAGTGGATTTGATGAGAATTGGCTAGAGAAGTCTGATTACGATAGTGGCATTTGTTCCCCAAAGAGCGTTGGTACATGTGGTGGAGTCCAGGCAGCCCACTTGTGCAGCGACACACGCAGTGACAATGATTTCTGTCTTGTAATATCTAGAAAGAGAGCCAGAAAGGAGAAGAAAATGTCATTGTGGAAGAGTTATGGAGAGCATGCATCCACATTTACACTTGATCGAAATAAAAAATATGTCGGCCGTTCTTCAACGCAGATGACCAAGGAAGTCAACAGTAACGACTGGTCCCATAGACAAAATCATGTTAGCAGGATACACCCTCAGCATGGAATTGCACTGAAAAACTCTACCAAGAATTTCATGCAGGGGCCAAGCAATGTTTGTAGGGAGACCCAATATGGAATTCCAGCTAAAGATTCCAAGTTAGGAACAAGTCTCAATCATTTTACAGGTCCAAGAGAAAAAACTTGTGGAAAATCAACTACCGGTTTTGAGAAGGCAGCACAGCAGCTTTATTTGAACAGAGAACTATCCAATGCTCTTAACAGCAGAGAATCAGTACGTTGTGAGACGAGATCAATTTCCTCTTCTGAACCGACAACTCCGGAGTCTTTAAAGGGAAATTGTACTTCAGAGTCTGGTGAATCAACAGATATTACAATAGGGGCTCTTCCCATGCAGAAAAGAAGACTGCAGGATTCAGTTCGAACCGATGATGCCAGCGAAACTATTTCTGGGCGATCATCACCTA GGTCTGAGTCATCGACAACTGAATTAATGGTTGGACGTAGTACAGTTTCATCTATTGAAGGGAACCATGGCTGTCAAGGGCTCTGTAACTCTAGAACGCATCTAGCCCAGACGCTCAGGGTTGTAAACGATGCCTATAAAGTTCAGGTTGCTGCAGATGTTCTCCTTGCTGCTGGTTATCCAATTTCTGATCTTGAGACATTTATATACTCCGCAACTCCCGTTATTGGTTGTGCACCTTGCATGATAAGCAGCACTTGTTCATGGGACCAAGTAGTTAGCAACTCAGTTTGTCAGCATGACATCTCTAATGTTTCCTTAAAGAGAATATGGGAGTGGTATGAAGAGCCAGGGTGCTATGGATTGGAAGTAAAAGCTCTTAGCAATCTCAGCTCTAAAACATCCCGCAACAGCAATTCAGAGTTCTTTGCATACTTTGTGCCTTATCTGTCTGCTATTCAATTGTTTGGGTGGTCTATGAATAACATGAATCACAGTTTTGGTGTACAAGGGAGGGAATTACTGAAAGCATCAAATACTTCAAGCTCTATGAGCTCTCATCCTGTGAATGAGGTGCATACACTGTTTGAGGAAAGTAATGCATGCTTGCCAGAGTCATCTTTGGATGTAGAAGATCATGGCGAACTTATGTTTGAGTACTTTGAAACAGAGCAACCTTCTTTTCGGCCTCCATTATTTGAAAA GATCAAGGAGCTTGTTAGTGGTGCAAACGTTTCTGACCACCGGATTTTTGGGGACCCTGAAAAACTGCAAAATGCGAAATTATGTGAGCTTCATCCAGCTTCCTG GTTCTGTGTGGCCTGGTATCCTGTTTATCGTGTGCCTCGTGGTAATTTCCGTGCGGCATTTCTTACTTACCATTCGCTGGGAAAGTTGGTTCATCAAAAATGCTCTCTGGATACGAATGACGAGCATACACGTGTAGTTTCACCAGTTGTTGGTCTCCAGAGTTACAACGACAAG GGAGAACAGTGGTTTCAGCTGAGATGCCCAGATTTGAAGCAACTGCCAAGAGAAGATTCTTCGAAAACCGATCCTGCTGAAGTTCATAAAGAGAGGCTGAGGACGCTGAAGATGGGTGCGTTGGCCATGGCAAGAGCTGTTGTCCCAAAGGGAAGTGGGGAGTCTGTGAACCACCATCCAGATTATGAGTTCTTCCTGTCTCGGTGCACCTAG
- the LOC136476709 gene encoding uncharacterized protein isoform X2, with the protein MPPEHGMPTRTAADAVVNRRPRRLFGRSSERKNPLNLQFERQVARLEARQQQQRCIIVTVIPFNFCYDFKSPSLTESASDDPSSQPTSPEESPETSSLSPSSPSILFLHLNAQDGSRRRWLDNSSRLLEDKPTTSNSMSDSDFLVNSFTKPSDNARHSSRRKSKKKSKKHRQHCRKPTDGSEAKFRESNGAAPAVDVGDCEDSTLSPKHVGDIRFEETSPSSSVKEGSEEAPESDNDNEYRCCSGGSVSSASYCDEMELSRSATLCPALCGQCDSSSFRHLDNTQNSVSTGLSQETCCAGSSANCNHDTKALFIFRNERGPDPCEATEFCSSNSGFDENWLEKSDYDSGICSPKSVGTCGGVQAAHLCSDTRSDNDFCLVISRKRARKEKKMSLWKSYGEHASTFTLDRNKKYVGRSSTQMTKEVNSNDWSHRQNHVSRIHPQHGIALKNSTKNFMQGPSNVCRETQYGIPAKDSKLGTSLNHFTGPREKTCGKSTTGFEKAAQQLYLNRELSNALNSRESVRCETRSISSSEPTTPESLKGNCTSESGESTDITIGALPMQKRRLQDSVRTDDASETISGRSSPRSESSTTELMVGRSTVSSIEGNHGCQGLCNSRTHLAQTLRVVNDAYKVQVAADVLLAAGYPISDLETFIYSATPVIGCAPCMISSTCSWDQVVSNSVCQHDISNVSLKRIWEWYEEPGCYGLEVKALSNLSSKTSRNSNSEFFAYFVPYLSAIQLFGWSMNNMNHSFGVQGRELLKASNTSSSMSSHPVNEVHTLFEESNACLPESSLDVEDHGELMFEYFETEQPSFRPPLFEKIKELVSGANVSDHRIFGDPEKLQNAKLCSVWPGILFIVCLVVISVRHFLLTIRWESWFIKNALWIRMTSIHV; encoded by the exons ATGCCACCAGAACATGGAATGCCTACTAGAACTGCTGCTGATGCTGTTGTAAATAGGAGGCCTCGTCGCCTGTTTGGGAGATCATCAGAGAGGAAGAACCCACTCAACCTTCAGTTT GAGCGTCAAGTAGCTCGCCTCGAGgcaaggcagcagcagcagag GTGTATTATCGTGACAGTTATTCCCTTCAATTTCTGTTATGACTTCAAATCACCATCACTCACCGAGAGTGCAAGTGATGATCCTTCATCTCAACCTACATCTCCAGAAGAGAGCCCTGAGACATCATCCTTGTCACCATCCTCCCCATCGATTTTGTTCCTGCACCTTAATGCTCAAGATGGATCTCGCAGAAGATGGCTGGATAATTCATCAAGGCTACTGGAAGATAAGCCTACAACATCCAATAGCATGTCTGATTCAGATTTCTTAGTCAACAGCTTTACCAAGCCAAGTGATAAtgcaagacattcatcaagaagGAAGAGCAAAAAGAAAAGCAAGAAGCACAGGCAACACTGTAGGAAGCCGACTGATGGATCTGAAGCTAAATTCAGAGAGAGCAATGGCGCTGCCCCTGCGGTCGATGTTGGTGATTGTGAAGATTCGACACTTTCACCTAAGCATGTTGGTGATATACGCTTTGAGGAAACTTCTCCCAGTTCTTCTGTCAAGGAAGGTTCTGAAGAGGCTCCTGAgagtgataatgataatgagtaCCGTTGCTGCTCAGGTGGTTCAGTTTCGAGTGCGTCCTACTGTGATGAGATGGAACTGTCTAGATCAGCAACTCTGTGCCCTGCATTGTGTGGACAATGTGATAGCAGTAGCTTCAGGCATTTGGACAATACTCAAAATTCTGTATCTACAGGTTTATCTCAAGAAACTTGCTGTGCTGGCAGTAGTGCAAACTGTAACCATGATACCAAGGCTCTGTTTATATTCAGAAATGAACGTGGACCTGATCCATGTGAAGCGACAGAGTTTTGCAGCTCTAACAGTGGATTTGATGAGAATTGGCTAGAGAAGTCTGATTACGATAGTGGCATTTGTTCCCCAAAGAGCGTTGGTACATGTGGTGGAGTCCAGGCAGCCCACTTGTGCAGCGACACACGCAGTGACAATGATTTCTGTCTTGTAATATCTAGAAAGAGAGCCAGAAAGGAGAAGAAAATGTCATTGTGGAAGAGTTATGGAGAGCATGCATCCACATTTACACTTGATCGAAATAAAAAATATGTCGGCCGTTCTTCAACGCAGATGACCAAGGAAGTCAACAGTAACGACTGGTCCCATAGACAAAATCATGTTAGCAGGATACACCCTCAGCATGGAATTGCACTGAAAAACTCTACCAAGAATTTCATGCAGGGGCCAAGCAATGTTTGTAGGGAGACCCAATATGGAATTCCAGCTAAAGATTCCAAGTTAGGAACAAGTCTCAATCATTTTACAGGTCCAAGAGAAAAAACTTGTGGAAAATCAACTACCGGTTTTGAGAAGGCAGCACAGCAGCTTTATTTGAACAGAGAACTATCCAATGCTCTTAACAGCAGAGAATCAGTACGTTGTGAGACGAGATCAATTTCCTCTTCTGAACCGACAACTCCGGAGTCTTTAAAGGGAAATTGTACTTCAGAGTCTGGTGAATCAACAGATATTACAATAGGGGCTCTTCCCATGCAGAAAAGAAGACTGCAGGATTCAGTTCGAACCGATGATGCCAGCGAAACTATTTCTGGGCGATCATCACCTA GGTCTGAGTCATCGACAACTGAATTAATGGTTGGACGTAGTACAGTTTCATCTATTGAAGGGAACCATGGCTGTCAAGGGCTCTGTAACTCTAGAACGCATCTAGCCCAGACGCTCAGGGTTGTAAACGATGCCTATAAAGTTCAGGTTGCTGCAGATGTTCTCCTTGCTGCTGGTTATCCAATTTCTGATCTTGAGACATTTATATACTCCGCAACTCCCGTTATTGGTTGTGCACCTTGCATGATAAGCAGCACTTGTTCATGGGACCAAGTAGTTAGCAACTCAGTTTGTCAGCATGACATCTCTAATGTTTCCTTAAAGAGAATATGGGAGTGGTATGAAGAGCCAGGGTGCTATGGATTGGAAGTAAAAGCTCTTAGCAATCTCAGCTCTAAAACATCCCGCAACAGCAATTCAGAGTTCTTTGCATACTTTGTGCCTTATCTGTCTGCTATTCAATTGTTTGGGTGGTCTATGAATAACATGAATCACAGTTTTGGTGTACAAGGGAGGGAATTACTGAAAGCATCAAATACTTCAAGCTCTATGAGCTCTCATCCTGTGAATGAGGTGCATACACTGTTTGAGGAAAGTAATGCATGCTTGCCAGAGTCATCTTTGGATGTAGAAGATCATGGCGAACTTATGTTTGAGTACTTTGAAACAGAGCAACCTTCTTTTCGGCCTCCATTATTTGAAAA GATCAAGGAGCTTGTTAGTGGTGCAAACGTTTCTGACCACCGGATTTTTGGGGACCCTGAAAAACTGCAAAATGCGAAATTAT GTTCTGTGTGGCCTGGTATCCTGTTTATCGTGTGCCTCGTGGTAATTTCCGTGCGGCATTTCTTACTTACCATTCGCTGGGAAAGTTGGTTCATCAAAAATGCTCTCTGGATACGAATGACGAGCATACACGTGTAG
- the LOC136476710 gene encoding probable E3 ubiquitin ligase SUD1 gives MADAAIAPFLPGEAEGDDEDACRICHLPAEAGRPLRHPCACRGSIRFVHDDCLLRWLSSRRGFSSASSSPRCEVCKRPISIAPIYAANAPIRLPLPEFMLGLANKLMSWLLLLLSLLFAICVWEFIMPLTTLWVWRLALSRTSAQVRRLLSLRTSALFRPYAMRFMPSTDTVLACVSIRRAFLRELPNLRQLNAPARVAADALAPLALWVARLEAHLQHRFGGLDTLQVLALHTVEAALMVVIGDVAFAFLLGFLPFSLGRILLCCMSCFTSGTLDITHSSTSTTSVLLVGYGLILVAALLSTALHTFQQYSRGEQLTITVYFDALTDLVCWLFSPLKMLPSIHVMLGRTGTFLQHFFRGIISLANISLNLTVILVIWPLLFGWSLDIYTSKLFGVEIPQKLQLLFASSFASTALHWLIGCICLLLHSLLPSLLRPALRLGTPFVHTTGGKIKIGEPFCKFFFKIVPGLFLSLIYVAMVILVPVEIAFRLVPTMFPLDITYFDPPTGTVLWQPTRNYAELLSGFLLLKLLICNALEYLEPILLVKKVLRYWFASTGQALGLSDLLTAQPDGAGESEAGNSVTPKDQYGRPAEAKDKRRSLAVRLALLMVPAWLTVVMFIAALLVAPVSAGRALLFAIPQLPVAGALKSNDIFAFAVGFCVLSTIIAASRDVFAYVTSGRTRLLSSIICSRVITALKSAPLLFLWVVVIPFLIGLLVDCLLILPFVVPTDEVPVFDFFCTWFLGSQLLKFWTKLVGWTRVAPFLACFIDERWDRKLTQAREDGFSGLRALWVLRDVLMPITVKLLSALCVPYVLAKGVAPRFGYSADVNSVVLRFAWLGSLAMCALCYLAKVLSRFVVRLHDSIRDERYLIGQRLQNYVDNM, from the exons ATGGCCGACGCGGCGATCGCCCCTTTCCTGCCCGGCGAAGCGGAAGGCGACGACGAGGACGCGTGCCGCATCTGCCACCTCCCGGCAGAGGCGGGCCGGCCCCTGCGCCACCCCTGCGCCTGCCGCGGAAGCATCAGGTTCGTCCACGACGACTGCCTGCTCCGATGGCTGTCCTCGCGACGTGGCTTCAGCTCGGCATCGTCATCACCCAGATGCGAG GTGTGCAAGCGCCCCATCTCCATCGCCCCCATCTACGCcgcaaacgctcccatcaggctgCCCCTCCCCGAGTTCATGCTTGGCCTCGCCaacaagctcatgtcctggctgctcctgctcctctccctcctcttcgCCATCTGCGTCTGGGAGTTCATCATGCCGCTCACCACCCTCTGGGTCTGGCGCCTCGCCCTCTCCAGGACCTCCGCACAAGTGCGCCGCCTCCTCTCCCTCCGCACCTCCGCCTTATTCAGGCCCTACGCCATGAGGTTCATGCCCTCGACGGACACTGTCCTTGCCTGCGTCTCCATCAGAAGAGCCTTCCTCAGAGAGCTCCCCAACCTTAGGCAGCTCAACGCCCCTGCCAGAGTCGCTGCTGATGCCCTTGCTCCCCTTGCGCTCTGGGTGGCGCGCCTCGAAGCTCACCTGCAGCACCGCTTTGGAGGCTTGGATACTTTGCAGGTCCTTGCGCTACACACCGTCGAAGCAGCCCTGATG GTGGTAATAGGTGATGTGGCATTTGCTTTTCTGCTTGGGTTTCTCCCCTTCTCACTGGGAAGGATACTATTATGCTGCATGTCGTGTTTCACCTCTGGCACTCTGGATATAACACACTCCTCCACTTCAACAACATCAGTGCTTTTAGTTGGATATGGGCTTATCCTTGTGGCGGCTCTGCTCTCTACTGCCTTGCATACTTTCCAGCAATACTCTAGGGGCGAGCAACTTACCATCACAGTTTATTTCGATGCCTTAACCGACTTGGTGTGCTGGCTATTTAGCCCTCTTAAGATGCTGCCTAGCATACATGTAATGCTCGGTAGGACAGGCACTTTCTTGCAGCACTTCTTCAGGGGGATCATAAGTTTAGCAAATATTTCTCTTAATCTCACAGTGATTCTTGTAATATGGCCTTTGCTCTTTGGCTGGTCGCTTGATATCTACACTTCAAAATTGTTTGGTGTGGAAATACCCCAGAAGCTCCAACTTCTATTTGCTTCATCATTTGCTTCTACTGCTCTTCACTGGCTTATTGGATGTATCTGTTTGCTGCTGCACTCATTACTTCCCAGTCTTCTTCGCCCG GCATTGAGGCTAGGTACCCCTTTTGTCCACACTACTGGAGGCAAAATCAAGATTGGGGAACCATTCTGCAAGTTCTTTTTCAAGATTGTTCCCGGTCTTTTTCTCAGCCTTATCTATGTTGCGATGGTCATTCTTGTCCCTGTTGAAATTGCTTTCCGTTTGGTACCTACCATGTTCCCGCTAGACATCAC CTACTTTGATCCTCCAACGGGCACAGTACTTTGGCAACCAACACGAAACTATGCAGAGTTACTATCTGGTTTTCTTCTTCTGAAGCTTCTAATCTGCAATGCACTCGAATACCTTGAGCCTATTCTGCTTGTGAAGAAGGTACTGCGGTATTGGTTTGCCAGTACCGGACAGGCTCTTGGTTTGTCTGATTTATTGACTGCCCAACCTGATGGTGCTGGTGAATCTGAAGCTGGGAATAGTGTCACACCAAAAGATCAGTATGGTAGGCCTGCTGAGGCTAAGGATAAAAG GAGATCTCTTGCTGTTCGATTGGCACTACTCATGGTGCCAGCGTGGCTTACTGTTGTCATGTTCATTGCTGCTCTACTTGTTGCTCCAGTCTCAGCTGGACGTGCATTGTTGTTTGCCATCCCTCAGTTGCCAGTAGCAGGTGCTTTGAAGTCCAATG ATATTTTTGCTTTTGCTGTCGGATTCTGCGTCTTGTCGACTATTATTGCTGCCTCTAGAGATGTCTTTGCTTATGTGACCTCTGGGAGAACACGCCTTCTGTCGTCTATAATCTGCAGTCGGGTTATAACTGCTTTGAAGAGTGCTCCGCTTTTGTTCCTATGG GTTGTCGTCATTCCCTTTCTAATCGGATTGTTGGTTGATTGTCTACTGATATTACCCTTCGTGGTGCCCACTGATGAAGTTCCAGTTTTCGATTTCTTCTGCACTTGGTTCTTGGGGTCGCAATTGCTGAAATTCTGGACTAAGTTG GTTGGTTGGACAAGGGTCGCACCTTTCCTGGCCTGTTTCATCGACGAAAGGTGGGATCGGAAGCTAACTCAGGCAAGGGAGGATGGGTTTTCAGGGCTCAGGGCATTGTGGGTCTTGCGAGATGTTTTGATGCCAATCACTGTCAAGCTACTGTCTGCTCTCTGTGTTCCTTACGTGCTTGCAAAAGGCGTGGCACCAAGATTCGGCTACTCCGCTGACGTGAACTCTGTAGTGCTTCGTTTTGCATGGCTGGGCAGCCTTGCCATGTGTGCGCTCTGTTATCTAGCTAAGGTACTCTCCAGGTTTGTTGTCAGACTCCATGATTCTATCAGGGATGAGCGCTATCTCATCGGGCAGAGGTTGCAGAACTACGTGGACAATATGTAG